AAATTCAAGATAGACGTCTCCAAAATAACGGCGCTAAAAGAGCTGGTTTTAGACGGCCATAAGCCCAGCGTTTATAATATCGGCAAAGCAAAGCAGCTAGAAGTCCTCGTCCTATACGGCTACAAAAATAGCGATTTGAGCGAATTTGCTGATTTGTTAAATTTGCGCGATTTGAGGCTATTTTACAGCGAAATAAAATCATTGGACGGCATAGAAAATATGACCAAACTAGAGCATTTAGAGATTGCTTGGGCCAAAAATTTACAAGATATTTCAGCGCTGGATAGACTTGAGCAAAAACACGAGATAGGCGGCGTTTTGCTACCGAAGAAATTTAAACGCAAAAAATAAAAGCCGATGATAAGCAAGAATAGCGCAAAAAACGATGACGCTAAAAGACAAATTTACAAATACGAAAACTCGGCGCGAAATTTTAGTTGCGAGAATTTATGATTTTTCTGCTAAAATCGCGTCTTTACGATTTTTAAACCCGCGGCAAAAATCTCAAATCCGCCGCCAAATTTGCGTAAAACGACTAAATTTTTAATCAAGGTATCAAATGGAACTCTCGCATATCATCGTTTTAGCCCTAGTTCAGGGCATTAGCGAGTTTTTGCCCGTATCTAGCTCGGCGCATCTAGTGCTGGTGCCAAAGCTGCTAGGATGGGCCGATCAAGGACTAGCCTTTGACGTCGCCGTTCACGTAGGCACGCTAGTTGCGATTTTGATTTATTTTAAAGACCGCATCGCCGCGCTTTTGAGAGATTTTTTCGCCTCGATCGCTCAAAAAAAGACGGTCGGCCAAAGCACGCTCGTGTGGGCGACGGGTTTTGGCACGATCCCCGTGGGGCTGTTTGGCCTAGCCTTTGGCGATTTTATCGAGCAGTACGCTAGAAACGGCGCTTTGATCGCTATTATGACCATAGTTTTTGGATTAATTTTAGGCTTTGCCGATAAAAAAAGCGGCGTAAAGGACGAAGCCGCCATCACGATAAAAATCGCCCTAATCATCGGCCTAGCGCAAGCAATCGCGCTCATACCGGGCGTTTCGCGCTCGGGCGTGACGATGACTGCGGCGCTAATGCTCGGTTTTTCTCGAACGGCGAGCGCAAATTTTTCGTTTTTGCTCTCGATCCCGGTTATCGTGCTAGCAGGCGGTTTGGAGGCTATTAAAGTCTTTAAGATGCCCGATGCGCTACCTTGGAGCGACCTTGCTATCGGCGCGGCGATTAGCGGCGTTAGCGCGTATCTTTGCGTACGGCTATTTATGGCGATGTTGCAGCGCATTTCGATGATGCCGTTTGTGATTTATCGTTTGGTTTTGGGCGTATTTTTGCTCCTAACGTTTTTATAAATCGGCAAATTCGGGCTCAAATTTAAAATCTGTAGCCCAAATTTGCTTTGTAAATTTAAAGCGTAAATTTGACTAAGACGGGTCAAAATGTGCTGCACGGTGTTCTCTTTGTATTCGCAAATTTCCTCAAACAGCGCGTTGCCGTCTTGCTTTTTTATGGCTAGCAGCTCGTCTTTATGCTTTTTTATCGCTTCGCCCTTATTGCCTAGCACTAGGACGTGCTTGACGTTTAGCTTGCTAAAGATGGATATGCTGGTCTGCATATCCTTGTGAAAGCTTAGATCGCCTATGTTATAGACCGTGTCGCATGGGTTTACTCTCGTTCCAGAGGCGAATGAGCGCCTTGTCCATCGCCTCTACGCTAGAAAAAGGCCTAAAGCATGGATGAAATTTCATGATATTGCTATGTCCGAAGTGCAAATCGGAGGTAAAATAAATCATTTTTGCTCCCTTAAATCCGCTTCAAATTTCTCGCCGCTTTTTATCTCCATTATCTCTAGCCTTTTAAAAAACACGGCTCCAACGTCCATCGAAAAGACGTTATTTGCGTGTCTGGTTATCCTATTTTCCTCGCTTACGACATGCCCGTGAAATATCTGCTTGCCGGTATTATTGCCCTCCCAAAAGGGCTCTATACTCCACAGCACGTAGTCCTCGTCCTGCTCCTCTTCGCTTTTGCCGCCGTCAAAAGCTGCATGGACGAATATGTTTTTTTCAGAGCTTACGACGTGGGGCATATCGTTTATAAAATCCTTGAGCCACGAGAGCGCGAAACTGTTTAAATTTCGCTTGTAGATCGATCTTTTTGTTTTGTCGCCGCCGTTTCTAAGCCAAATTTGATGATCTAGCGCGTTGCCGCCGAAATACCCGTCCATCATCATTTTTTCGTGATTTCCTAGCACGTGGATCAGCGCGTATCCGTTTCTAACTAGCTCGGCGTATCTTTTATAAAGCCCGATCGTATCCTCGCCGCGGTCGCAGCTGTCGCCCAGGATGATTATCAGATCTTTTTTGCTCAAATTTATCTTTTTAAGCATCAGGTTAAAAAGCCCGAGGGAGCCGTGCAGATCGCCGAATACAAAAATCCGCGCGTAATTATCTTCGTTTATGTGTTTTATCTTTATCATTTTTTGTTCTTGATTTTTAAATTTGCGGAAAATTTTTGGGTTAAGTTTTATAAGATTATGGCAGATGGGAAGGGATTCGAACCCTCGAAAGCTTGCACTTTACACGCGTTCCAGGCGTGCTCCTTCAACCGCTCGGACACCCATCTATGAAGCCTGGATTATAGCTAAAATTTAATAAGCGCAAACTTATACTTAAATCTTACGTGCGGGGTTTGGATGAAATTTCGCTTAAAAACTTTAACGTCTCGCTTTTTAAATTTTCAAAGTCTCCGACGTTTTCTATCGTAAAATTTGCCGCAGCGCGCTTTTCCTCGATGTCTATTTGTAGCTCTACGCGGCGTTTTGAGGCGTCGTAGCTAAGCTCGTTTCGCTTCATCACGCGCGAGATTAGCGTCTCTTTGGGTGCATAAACGGCCGCTACGCGCGAAAACTCTTTGTAGGCGTCCCGCCTTTCAAAAAATAGCGGGATATCTACGAAATACGTCCTGCCCGCGCTTTCTAGCTTTGCCGCGCGAGATAAAATTTCAAGCCTGATTTTTGGGTGCAAAATTCGCTCTAAAATTTTTAGCTTGCCCGCATCCTTAAACGCTAGCGCGCCGAGCTTTTTTCTATCGATTTTGCCGCCGCTTAAAACCTCGTCTCCAAACTCCGCCGCGACCTCGCTCGCGCACAAATTTAGCTGTTCGTGGGCGATAGAGTCCGCGTCGATGATCTCAAATCCGAGCCCGGCAAGCAGCTTGCAAACCGTGCTTTTACCGCTGCCGATGCTGCCCGTGATGACGACTGCGTGTTTAAATTGCGGCATTTTGCCTCCGATTTTTTACCCCGATTTTAGCAATTTTTGGCTAAAATTAATCAAATTTCAACAAAGGGCAAAAATGATAAGCTACAAAGACGCGGGCGTCGATATAGACGCGGGAAATGACTTCGTAAACGCGATAAAACCATTCGTCAAAGCTACGCAAACTCCGCACGTTTTGGGCGGTATCGGCTCGTTTTCAGGCGCGGTGAGACTGCCCGCAGGCTACAAAAAGCCCGCGATCCTGGGCGCCACCGACGGCGTGGGTACAAAGCTGCGACTCGCGATCGACGCGCGCAAATTTGAGGGCGTCGGCCAAGATCTCGTCGCGATGTGCGTGAATGATCTCATCTGTAACTTCGCCGAGCCGCTATTTTTTCTCGACTACTACGCGACGGCAAAGCTCGAGATCGCGGATGCCAAAGAGGTAGTAAAAAGTATCGCCGAGGGCTGCAAGCTCGCCCGCTGCGCGCTTATCGGCGGCGAGACGGCGGAGATGCCCTCGATGTATGAAAAGGGCGACTTCGACCTCGCGGGCTTTGCCGTGGGTATCGCCGAGGAGGACGAGATCGACCGCTCTAAATTCGTGCGCGAAGGCGACGTGCTCATCGCTCTCCCTAGCAGCGGCCTGCACTCAAACGGCTTCTCGCTCGCGCGCAAAGTGATCGCCGAGCTAGGGCTAAAATTTGACGATAAAGTAGACGGTCGCGCGCTCATCGACGTACTTTTGCAGCCGACTAGGATTTACGTCGGCGACTTTTTAAATTTAAAAGACAAGATCCACGCTCTAGCGCACATCACGGGCGGAGGCATCGTGGAAAATTTGCCGCGCGTATTTCCGGATGGGCTGGGTGCGAAGATCGAACACGCCGCAATCCGCACGCCTGAAATCTTTAAAATCATCGCGCAAAAAGTAGAGCCCGCAGAGATGATGAGGACGTTTAACATGGGCGTTGGTATGATCGTCGTAGTGTCGAAAGAAAATGCGGACTTCGTGCTCGCTAACACCGACGGCTACGTCATCGGCGAGGTCGTAAAAGGGCAGGGCGCGCAGCTTGTGTAAGCGGCAAAACAGGCTCACCGCAATGAGCGGCGGATTTAGCCGATTGTTTTATTTACGGCAACGGCAGCTAAATTTAAAGATACCGATTTTACCGTTATTTTAGGTAGCTAGAGTTTGCCATTGTATTAAATTTAGGCGAACTCGCAGCCATCCAAACGCGCGAAATCAAGCGGTAAAATAAGTCGCAAAGCAAATTTTAGTATTTTGTCGCCTAAAAATCCACAAATTTATCGCGGCTAGGGCTTAAATTTAACCCTCGTTTGCTAAAGTTTTGCCGATTAACCCGCATGGTAGCGTTAGTCAAATAAATTCAAAATCGCTTGCTAAATTTACGCGGTACGGTAAAATACCGAGCCAAAAAAGGCGCAAAAAGAAAAAACAAGTAAATTTTAAAACTAAAAAAGTAATAATCGCGCTTTAGCTTTATCTTAAAAGACCGCTTCAAAATAGCCCGAAAATCAAACTACGGCGCAAAAAGAAGCTAAATTTAAAACAAAACCAAGCGATAAACCGAAATTTAAGGAGAAAAAATGAAAAAATATCTATTCGCGCTTTGCGCTTTGGGCGCGTTAGCCTGCGCGCAGGAGGCCAAAAACGGCGCAAGCATCGGCGTCGGAGCCGCCGTCCAAAAAGGCGTCTTTTACACCAAAGACCGCCTAAGCGCCGTGCCTTTGCCTCAAATAGAGGCTTATTACGAGGGCTTTTACCTTAGAGGCCTAGAAGCAGGCTACGAGCATAATTTTAGCGAAAACCTCTTTGCGGGCGCGTATGCGCGGTTTTTTGACGGCTGGCGCGTGAAGTCGAGCAAGCTAAAACCTCAGTACCGCAGCGTCCGCGACAGAGAGCATCAAACGGCGCTCGGCGGCAAATTCGGGGCGAATTTCGGCGGTTTTTAGACCTTCGTTTACGCCCAGGGCGGCGGACGGGGCGGTAGCTACGGAGCCGAGGCGTCGTATTTCTTACCTATCTCGCAGAGATTTTCGCTCGCCCCGGCCGTTACTTACGACGTATTTTCGCGAAAGCTTAGCGATTATTACTTCGGCACGGACGTAAGCGAGCTAGGCGGCGCGGTGACTTCGGTTTATAATCCTGGCAGCTCCTACGCGCTAGGCGCCAGAGCTACGGCGACTTATGAATTTAACAACGGTTTTGGCTTAAGCGCGACGGCCGGCGCCAGGAGATTTTCGGACGAAGTAGCTCGTTCGCCTATCGTTCGCAGCAGATACGAGAGCGTAGTTTATACGGGCGTTTCGTATAAATTTTAGCCGAGAATTTTAGATTTTAGGCGTCAAATTTAAGCGAGAAAATGAGCGAATTTATAAATTTTAAAAGCAAACGAGAATTTTAGATTTTAGGCGTCAAATTTAAGCGAGAAAATGAGCGAATTTATAAATTTTAAAAGCAAAATCGTGGAACAAAAGGCAAAAGCCAGGCTAAAAAATAGCGGCCTGCTGCGCCGAGTCGGCAACCGCGACTACGTGAGCGAGGAGGCGGCTTCGGGCGTAACTAAAATGCAGTTTTGCAGCGATAAATTCACGGACGGCGACCTTGCTGATTTGGGGCATTTTGCAAATCTAAAATCTCTGGAAATCAGCTCGCAAAACGTGCATGATCTTTCAAATTTGCCCGCTTTTAGCTCGCTTGAGGCGCTAGATATAGATGCCCCGTGCGGTGACGCCGCACCGCTAGCTAAATTTAAAAAGCTAAAAAAATTGCGGCTTTTTAGCGTTTTGATCACGGATTTTACGCCGCTTGCAAGCCTTAGCGAGCTTAGGACGCTAAAGCTTTACGATTGCGGGGTTAAGGACGTTTCGTTTTTGAGCGAGCTTAAAAAACTAAAATCGCTAAAGCTTTCAAACAACGATATTTCAGATGTTTCGCCGCTTGCGCGCCTCGCAAATTTAACCGAGCTTTGGCTGGATAGAAACCGCATCCAAGACCTCCGTCCGCTTGCGGCGCTAGCGAAGCTAAAAGAGCTAAATATCGAAGTAAACGGCGTCCAAGACCTAGCGCCTATCGGCGAACTTAGAGAGCTAGAATGCCTGCGCGCGGACGATAACCGTATCGCGGACGTCTCGCCTTTGGCAAATCTAGCAAAACTGTGCGTGCTATACCTCAGCCAAAACGCTCTTACGGACGTATCGGCGCTTAAATTTTGCCGCGCGCTAGAAAACATTCAACTTGACCTTAATCAAATTTTAGACGTTACGTCGCTTTTAGCTTTGCCGAGGCTTAAATTTCTAACCGCCGATACGAGCGTAAATCACGCGGGCTTTGAAGTAAAATTTGACAAAAGCGAGGGGCTAATTTGCTTGGGCGACGTAGACGACGAGGCAAACTACGCGCGGTATTTTGCGTTTAGCGCAAAAGAGACCGAGTAAATTTAGCAAACGTAAATACGCGGCTCGTAAATTTTACCGACTCTAACCAAAGCACGAAACCCAGAATAATCAAAAAAATACTTAAATAAAAATATTAAAGCTAAAATTTAAAAACTAGCGGCTAAAATTGGCTTAAATTTAACCCAAAGGAGTAGCTATGAGTATAAATTTAGATAGACTTAAGGCGCTTTTTAGCGAGATAAACGCCGTAAACGACGAGAGCTTCGGCGCCGGGATGAGCCGCCTAGCCTACACGCGCGAGGATAAGGCTGCCAGGGAGCTATTTATCGCGCGCTGTAAGGAAGCGGGCCTAAAAGTACGCATAGACGCGATCGGAAATATCTTCGCTAGGCGCCAAGGTACCCAGCCCGAGCTGCCGGCGGTAGCGCTTGGCTCACACCTAGACACCGTGATAAACGGCGGCGAATTTGACGGTATCCTCGGCGTCCTGGGCGGACTGGAGCTCATCAGATCGCTAAACGACGAGGGCGTGCAAACGCGCAGACCGCTTGAGCTAGTCGTCTTTGAGTGCGAGGAGTCGAGCCGATTTAACATCGCGACGCTTGGTAGCAAGGTCATGTGCGGCAAGCTGAGTTATGAAAAGCTAAAAGACGTCCGCGACTTTCAGGGACGCGCGATAGGCGAGATCTTTGCCGAGTTTGGCATCGATCTAGCAAACATCGAAAAGGCTAAAAATTTGACGCCTGGCTACGAGAGCTTTTTTGAGCTACACATCGAGCAAGGGCCGCTACTGGATAACGAAAATATCCAAATCGGCGTTGTGAGCGCCATCGCCGCGCCGCACAGATTTAGCGTACGCGTACAGGGCCAGGCTCAGCACTCCGGCACGACTGCGATGAAGTACCGCCGCGACGCGCTTTGCGCAGCGGCACAGATAGTGCTGTCAGTCGAGAGCGTCGCGCGCGAAAACGCGGCAAACGGCGTGGTGGCGACCGCGGGCAACTGCACGGTAAAGCCGGGCGTCATGAACGTCGTACCTGGCGAGACTACGCTGCTAATCGACCTGCGCGGTATCGACCTACGCACGCGCGAAGCGGCCTACGAGCAGATCCTGGCCGAAATCTCGCGCATCGAATCACAGCGCGACGTCAAATGCGAGATCAAGCAATTAGCCTTCGACGAGCCGCGCACGCTGGACGGCCGACTCATCGATCTCATCGCCCAAAAAGCCGAGCAGCTCGGACTTAGCTTTGAAGTCATGCCAAGCGGTGCCGGGCACGACGCTATGCATATGAGCGCGCTCTGTCCTACGGCGATGATCTTCATCCCGTCTAAAGGCGGCATCAGCCACAATCCGGCGGAATTTTCTAGCTGGAACGATATCGCTAACGGCGTAAATTTACTAAAAAGCGTGGTTTTAGAAACGGCGGGTAGAGCTTGAGCCTAAGGCTAAATTCGGCGGGCGGCGAAAATCAGGCAAAGGCGGCGTAAATTCGCATTTGGCGCAAAACGTCGCCTTAAATTTCGGTTTAAATTTCGCTCGCTTTTTCGGCGACTCGGCGACTAAATTTGGATTTTTTACGAATTTTGCGGATGATTTGGCCCTAAAACGGGCTAAATTTAAAACATAGTATCATCGTTTTCGCTTTTTTTGGGTATGTCTTGGATGATAT
The sequence above is drawn from the uncultured Campylobacter sp. genome and encodes:
- a CDS encoding undecaprenyl-diphosphate phosphatase yields the protein MELSHIIVLALVQGISEFLPVSSSAHLVLVPKLLGWADQGLAFDVAVHVGTLVAILIYFKDRIAALLRDFFASIAQKKTVGQSTLVWATGFGTIPVGLFGLAFGDFIEQYARNGALIAIMTIVFGLILGFADKKSGVKDEAAITIKIALIIGLAQAIALIPGVSRSGVTMTAALMLGFSRTASANFSFLLSIPVIVLAGGLEAIKVFKMPDALPWSDLAIGAAISGVSAYLCVRLFMAMLQRISMMPFVIYRLVLGVFLLLTFL
- a CDS encoding metallophosphoesterase — encoded protein: MIKIKHINEDNYARIFVFGDLHGSLGLFNLMLKKINLSKKDLIIILGDSCDRGEDTIGLYKRYAELVRNGYALIHVLGNHEKMMMDGYFGGNALDHQIWLRNGGDKTKRSIYKRNLNSFALSWLKDFINDMPHVVSSEKNIFVHAAFDGGKSEEEQDEDYVLWSIEPFWEGNNTGKQIFHGHVVSEENRITRHANNVFSMDVGAVFFKRLEIMEIKSGEKFEADLREQK
- the coaE gene encoding dephospho-CoA kinase (Dephospho-CoA kinase (CoaE) performs the final step in coenzyme A biosynthesis.), with amino-acid sequence MPQFKHAVVITGSIGSGKSTVCKLLAGLGFEIIDADSIAHEQLNLCASEVAAEFGDEVLSGGKIDRKKLGALAFKDAGKLKILERILHPKIRLEILSRAAKLESAGRTYFVDIPLFFERRDAYKEFSRVAAVYAPKETLISRVMKRNELSYDASKRRVELQIDIEEKRAAANFTIENVGDFENLKSETLKFLSEISSKPRT
- the purM gene encoding phosphoribosylformylglycinamidine cyclo-ligase, coding for MISYKDAGVDIDAGNDFVNAIKPFVKATQTPHVLGGIGSFSGAVRLPAGYKKPAILGATDGVGTKLRLAIDARKFEGVGQDLVAMCVNDLICNFAEPLFFLDYYATAKLEIADAKEVVKSIAEGCKLARCALIGGETAEMPSMYEKGDFDLAGFAVGIAEEDEIDRSKFVREGDVLIALPSSGLHSNGFSLARKVIAELGLKFDDKVDGRALIDVLLQPTRIYVGDFLNLKDKIHALAHITGGGIVENLPRVFPDGLGAKIEHAAIRTPEIFKIIAQKVEPAEMMRTFNMGVGMIVVVSKENADFVLANTDGYVIGEVVKGQGAQLV
- a CDS encoding leucine-rich repeat domain-containing protein, with amino-acid sequence MSEFINFKSKIVEQKAKARLKNSGLLRRVGNRDYVSEEAASGVTKMQFCSDKFTDGDLADLGHFANLKSLEISSQNVHDLSNLPAFSSLEALDIDAPCGDAAPLAKFKKLKKLRLFSVLITDFTPLASLSELRTLKLYDCGVKDVSFLSELKKLKSLKLSNNDISDVSPLARLANLTELWLDRNRIQDLRPLAALAKLKELNIEVNGVQDLAPIGELRELECLRADDNRIADVSPLANLAKLCVLYLSQNALTDVSALKFCRALENIQLDLNQILDVTSLLALPRLKFLTADTSVNHAGFEVKFDKSEGLICLGDVDDEANYARYFAFSAKETE
- a CDS encoding Zn-dependent hydrolase; this encodes MSINLDRLKALFSEINAVNDESFGAGMSRLAYTREDKAARELFIARCKEAGLKVRIDAIGNIFARRQGTQPELPAVALGSHLDTVINGGEFDGILGVLGGLELIRSLNDEGVQTRRPLELVVFECEESSRFNIATLGSKVMCGKLSYEKLKDVRDFQGRAIGEIFAEFGIDLANIEKAKNLTPGYESFFELHIEQGPLLDNENIQIGVVSAIAAPHRFSVRVQGQAQHSGTTAMKYRRDALCAAAQIVLSVESVARENAANGVVATAGNCTVKPGVMNVVPGETTLLIDLRGIDLRTREAAYEQILAEISRIESQRDVKCEIKQLAFDEPRTLDGRLIDLIAQKAEQLGLSFEVMPSGAGHDAMHMSALCPTAMIFIPSKGGISHNPAEFSSWNDIANGVNLLKSVVLETAGRA